The Bacillota bacterium LX-D genome includes a window with the following:
- a CDS encoding L-threonylcarbamoyladenylate synthase, with protein sequence MKKIITKYYKIDPKVPSLPPIQEAAEIIRRGGTVAFPTETVYGLGANALDPQAVSKIFRAKGRPGDNPLIVHIANPKDVAPLVSSIPQEAEKLMKLFWPGPLTLIFPKSSIVPSAVTAGIETVAIRIPAHPVALTLIKAARVPIAAPSANLSGKPSPTTGLHVLKDLADKIDMVLDGGKANVGVESTVLDLTVDPPLILRPGGITLEQLRKVLAKVELDPALSNESILEGIVPRAPGMKYTHYAPKAEVYLVEGNPGQVAKRMQKLVQEYQEQGRRVGILGTEELLFRCKDLTSPDHWEILGSEEDLAEVAARLFNALRNCDRYHLDIVFGQTFPEVGMGRAIMNRLKKSAGHRVIYANEE encoded by the coding sequence ATGAAAAAAATAATCACTAAGTATTATAAGATTGATCCAAAGGTTCCTTCTTTGCCGCCTATTCAGGAAGCTGCAGAAATTATTAGAAGGGGAGGAACTGTAGCTTTTCCTACGGAAACTGTTTACGGACTGGGAGCAAATGCTTTAGATCCCCAAGCTGTGTCTAAAATATTTCGAGCAAAAGGAAGGCCTGGGGATAACCCTTTAATTGTCCATATTGCTAATCCTAAAGATGTTGCTCCTTTGGTTAGCTCTATTCCGCAAGAAGCTGAAAAATTAATGAAGCTTTTTTGGCCAGGGCCTTTAACACTAATTTTCCCAAAAAGTTCCATTGTACCATCTGCTGTCACTGCTGGAATCGAAACTGTGGCTATTAGAATACCAGCCCATCCGGTGGCTTTAACCTTAATTAAAGCAGCTAGAGTACCTATTGCTGCTCCAAGTGCCAACCTATCAGGTAAACCTAGCCCCACAACAGGTCTTCATGTTCTAAAAGACTTAGCGGATAAAATAGATATGGTTTTAGATGGGGGAAAGGCCAATGTGGGGGTGGAATCTACAGTTCTCGATTTAACTGTAGATCCTCCTTTGATTCTTCGTCCCGGTGGGATTACCCTGGAACAATTAAGGAAGGTACTTGCAAAAGTTGAATTAGACCCTGCTTTAAGTAATGAAAGTATACTTGAAGGCATTGTGCCTAGGGCACCGGGAATGAAATATACCCATTATGCACCTAAAGCGGAAGTTTATTTAGTTGAGGGGAATCCCGGGCAAGTTGCTAAAAGGATGCAGAAACTGGTACAGGAATATCAGGAACAGGGCAGGAGAGTCGGCATTTTAGGGACAGAGGAACTGCTTTTCCGCTGCAAAGATTTAACTTCTCCCGATCATTGGGAAATCTTAGGTTCAGAAGAAGATTTGGCGGAAGTAGCAGCTAGACTTTTTAATGCACTGCGCAACTGTGATCGTTATCATTTAGATATAGTATTCGGACAGACTTTTCCTGAAGTTGGCATGGGGAGAGCTATTATGAACCGTTTAAAAAAATCTGCAGGTCATAGGGTAATTTACGCTAACGAAGAGTAA
- the prmC gene encoding peptide chain release factor N(5)-glutamine methyltransferase — translation MAINNEPPTVKTELSWAVPFLQKSSISSARLEAEVILAYVLSWDRVKLLTNLFSKIDSAKQQSFRKLVGQRATHYPLQYLLGRQEFMSIEFQVNPSVLIPRDDTGILVEEVLKLKGKTPLNSRIVDVGTGSGAIAVALKRFWTEAQVSAVDISAQALEVARENSARAGVKIDFVQGDLLQPFLKENSKFDIIVSNPPYIPTEQLPLLQPEVTYEPHLALDGGTDGLVFYRRLAEEAPKLLASGGWLAMEIGCEQSESVAKLLAGKFTNIQTFKDYAGLERVVLAKKSDFS, via the coding sequence GTGGCCATAAATAATGAACCGCCGACAGTGAAGACAGAACTTTCCTGGGCGGTTCCTTTTTTACAGAAAAGCAGTATTTCAAGTGCCCGGTTGGAAGCAGAAGTAATCTTGGCCTATGTTTTAAGTTGGGATCGCGTAAAACTGCTCACAAATTTATTTTCCAAGATTGATTCAGCTAAGCAGCAGTCTTTCCGTAAACTGGTTGGTCAGAGGGCCACCCATTATCCCTTGCAATATCTACTTGGGCGGCAGGAATTTATGTCAATTGAGTTTCAAGTAAACCCTAGTGTACTTATTCCCCGAGATGATACAGGAATTTTGGTGGAAGAAGTTTTAAAATTAAAGGGAAAAACTCCTTTGAATTCACGTATCGTAGATGTGGGTACTGGCAGCGGTGCAATTGCTGTTGCTCTAAAAAGGTTTTGGACGGAAGCACAAGTATCTGCCGTAGATATTTCTGCACAGGCACTGGAAGTGGCTAGAGAGAACTCTGCAAGAGCTGGAGTTAAGATAGATTTTGTCCAAGGCGATTTATTACAACCTTTTCTTAAGGAAAATAGTAAATTTGATATAATTGTTTCAAATCCTCCTTATATTCCCACAGAGCAGCTTCCTCTATTACAGCCAGAGGTGACTTACGAACCCCATTTGGCCTTGGATGGAGGGACGGATGGTTTAGTTTTTTACCGGCGTCTAGCTGAAGAAGCCCCTAAGCTTTTGGCTAGCGGTGGTTGGTTAGCTATGGAAATTGGTTGTGAGCAAAGTGAATCCGTAGCAAAGTTGCTGGCTGGCAAATTTACAAATATTCAAACTTTCAAAGACTATGCTGGCTTAGAGAGAGTAGTATTGGCTAAAAAATCTGATTTTTCATAA
- the prfA gene encoding peptide chain release factor 1: protein MLDKLQTIEEKYETLGQLLSKPEIVSDQVEFQKTAKAHSALTEIVSVFREYKKALQEKEEADLILAEEQDPELREMAQQELERLAELLPELEQKLKILLLPKDPNDEKNVIMEIRGGAGGEEAALFAGELFRMYSRYAERQGWKLEILSDHPTDMGGYKEVIFGINGYGAYSRLKFESGVHRVQRIPATESGGRIHTSTVTVAVLPEAEEVDVQINPNDIRIDIFCSSGPGGQSVNTTQSAVRITHLPTGIVVSCQDEKSQLKNKEKALKVLRARLLEKAQDEQQGELASARKSQVGTGDRSERIRTYNFPQSRVTDHRIGLTLHKLDLILEGDLDEIIQALITTEQAERLKKVE from the coding sequence ATGTTAGATAAATTACAAACTATAGAAGAAAAATACGAGACATTAGGACAACTTTTGAGCAAACCAGAAATAGTTTCTGATCAAGTTGAATTTCAAAAAACAGCCAAAGCTCATTCTGCTTTAACGGAAATTGTCTCAGTTTTTCGTGAGTATAAAAAGGCGCTACAGGAAAAAGAAGAAGCGGATTTAATTTTAGCTGAAGAACAAGATCCCGAATTAAGAGAAATGGCTCAACAGGAGTTAGAGCGGTTGGCAGAGCTTTTGCCTGAATTAGAGCAAAAGCTAAAAATATTGCTTTTGCCTAAAGATCCTAATGACGAGAAGAACGTTATTATGGAAATCAGAGGCGGTGCTGGAGGAGAAGAGGCAGCTCTCTTTGCAGGAGAATTATTTAGGATGTACAGCCGCTACGCAGAACGGCAAGGCTGGAAATTGGAAATTCTTAGTGATCACCCTACTGACATGGGTGGATATAAAGAAGTAATTTTTGGCATTAATGGTTATGGTGCTTACAGCCGCTTGAAATTTGAAAGTGGTGTCCATCGGGTTCAACGGATTCCGGCTACTGAATCAGGAGGAAGGATTCATACCTCCACTGTTACAGTTGCTGTATTGCCGGAAGCCGAAGAGGTTGATGTACAAATCAATCCTAACGACATTAGAATCGATATCTTTTGCTCCAGCGGCCCGGGAGGACAATCTGTCAATACTACTCAATCGGCAGTAAGAATTACCCACTTACCTACGGGGATTGTAGTATCTTGCCAAGACGAAAAGTCCCAGTTGAAAAACAAGGAAAAAGCTTTAAAAGTATTGCGAGCTAGACTTCTGGAGAAAGCCCAAGATGAACAGCAAGGTGAGTTGGCAAGTGCTAGAAAAAGCCAAGTAGGTACGGGAGACAGAAGCGAAAGAATTCGAACCTATAATTTTCCTCAAAGCAGAGTAACGGATCATCGTATTGGCTTAACTTTACACAAATTAGATCTTATTCTTGAGGGAGATTTAGATGAAATCATTCAAGCCTTAATCACCACAGAACAAGCTGAAAGGCTAAAGAAGGTGGAATAA
- a CDS encoding DUF1385 domain-containing protein — protein sequence MAEPFQYGGQAVIEGVMMRGPKDWAVAVRKKTGEIIVDKKKINSIVQRYPFLKWPLLRGVVALFEAMILGIKVLTYSANMSVDDDEEETLSNKEIALTMVVAVGLALLLFVVIPTVAAYFMKAYFNVFWQNILEGFLRIGIFIAYVYGIGKMSDIQRVFQYHGAEHKTIHTYEAGEKLEVSNARKHSTLHPRCGTSFMLAVLVLTIFLFSFFTAPNIWVRIGSRLLLMPIVAGISYEFIKWSGKHAHHALVKTMIAPGLWLQKLTTREPDDKQLEVAICALEAVLDEQKRMESERLEVVDYVR from the coding sequence ATGGCTGAACCATTTCAATACGGCGGACAAGCGGTTATTGAAGGAGTTATGATGCGAGGCCCCAAAGATTGGGCTGTTGCCGTGCGTAAAAAAACAGGCGAAATTATTGTTGACAAGAAAAAAATTAATTCCATAGTACAACGCTACCCTTTTCTAAAATGGCCTTTGCTTCGCGGCGTTGTTGCTCTTTTTGAGGCAATGATTCTTGGTATTAAGGTTCTAACTTACAGTGCCAATATGTCTGTTGATGATGATGAAGAAGAGACCCTAAGCAATAAAGAAATTGCTTTGACCATGGTGGTGGCTGTCGGTTTGGCCTTACTGCTCTTTGTTGTTATCCCAACTGTAGCAGCCTATTTCATGAAAGCATATTTTAATGTATTCTGGCAGAATATATTAGAAGGATTTTTACGCATTGGAATTTTTATTGCTTATGTATATGGTATTGGTAAAATGAGTGATATCCAAAGAGTATTCCAATATCATGGAGCGGAGCATAAGACAATTCATACTTACGAAGCAGGAGAAAAGCTAGAAGTAAGTAACGCCAGAAAACACTCCACTCTCCATCCACGCTGCGGAACTAGTTTTATGCTTGCTGTACTAGTGCTGACTATTTTTTTATTTTCCTTTTTTACTGCTCCCAATATATGGGTTAGGATTGGTTCTCGGCTGCTGCTAATGCCTATTGTTGCTGGAATTAGTTATGAATTTATTAAATGGTCAGGTAAACATGCTCATCATGCATTGGTTAAAACTATGATTGCACCAGGCTTGTGGCTGCAAAAATTAACAACTAGAGAGCCGGATGATAAACAGCTGGAAGTGGCAATCTGCGCCTTAGAAGCTGTCTTAGATGAGCAGAAAAGGATGGAAAGTGAAAGGCTGGAGGTAGTAGATTATGTTAGATAA
- the rpmE gene encoding 50S ribosomal protein L31 has translation MKKGIHPEFQKTTITCACGNVIETASVKKDIKVEICSACHPFYTGTKSRIVEKGGRVERFKKRYGM, from the coding sequence GTGAAAAAGGGTATTCACCCCGAGTTCCAAAAAACAACAATTACATGTGCTTGCGGTAATGTCATCGAAACAGCTTCGGTTAAAAAAGACATTAAAGTAGAAATTTGTTCCGCATGTCATCCTTTTTATACGGGCACTAAATCACGTATTGTAGAAAAAGGCGGACGAGTCGAACGTTTCAAAAAGAGATATGGCATGTAA
- a CDS encoding radical SAM protein — MYHLAFANEKGQLFEHPHFGPTGRLGDQWVEPLEEELIPLPQGASLTMLPGCLPMGMTAQGQFKAVKHSPFNRKKALAVGALLPQGYSRTLLPGYVREDLGQLPLMGYTAVAFKDGELYAAAVQTDEDDHWNPKYYNTADLAAKVRLKLEKLPKNRILAQLAKCALEYECFTAQNIFYERWEGGLPSSPACNARCMGCISMQPAECCPSPQSRINFKPEVDELVQIAVNHLGDETAIISFGQGCEGEPSLQAQLLAETIRQVREKTDCGTINMNTNGGLTKEILQVIEAGLDAMRVSLISPNPEIYNAYYRPQNYTVQDVAATLKFAAEKGVHTSVNLLTFPGVTDREEEMEGLITFVQENGVKLLQIRNLNIDPDVFLKAIPQPQGETIGITRFLDILHKELPQVGIGNYTKPVVRKVLE, encoded by the coding sequence TTGTATCACTTAGCTTTTGCTAACGAGAAAGGACAACTATTTGAACATCCTCATTTTGGGCCAACTGGTAGACTAGGAGATCAATGGGTAGAGCCTTTAGAGGAAGAATTGATTCCTTTGCCTCAAGGGGCGTCTTTAACAATGCTGCCAGGCTGTTTGCCCATGGGAATGACTGCTCAAGGCCAATTCAAAGCGGTAAAACATAGCCCGTTCAATCGAAAAAAGGCTTTAGCAGTTGGTGCTTTACTGCCCCAGGGCTATTCTAGAACTTTGCTGCCAGGCTATGTGCGGGAGGATTTAGGACAGTTGCCTTTAATGGGCTATACGGCTGTAGCTTTTAAAGATGGAGAACTTTATGCAGCTGCAGTTCAAACAGACGAGGATGATCATTGGAACCCTAAATATTATAATACGGCAGATTTAGCAGCTAAGGTAAGGCTGAAATTAGAAAAATTGCCGAAAAATAGAATTTTAGCTCAATTAGCTAAATGTGCCTTAGAGTATGAGTGCTTTACGGCTCAAAATATATTTTATGAACGGTGGGAGGGAGGCTTGCCTAGTTCTCCTGCTTGTAACGCCCGCTGTATGGGCTGTATTTCAATGCAGCCGGCAGAATGTTGCCCGTCTCCCCAAAGCCGCATTAATTTTAAACCAGAAGTTGATGAATTAGTCCAAATAGCTGTGAATCATCTAGGGGACGAAACAGCAATTATTAGTTTTGGCCAGGGCTGTGAAGGAGAGCCATCTTTACAAGCTCAGCTCCTAGCAGAAACTATTCGTCAAGTCCGGGAAAAAACTGACTGTGGCACTATCAATATGAATACTAACGGAGGTTTAACCAAGGAAATTTTGCAAGTGATTGAAGCGGGCCTGGATGCAATGCGTGTTAGTTTAATTAGCCCTAATCCTGAAATTTATAATGCTTATTACAGACCGCAAAATTATACTGTGCAAGATGTGGCTGCAACTCTCAAATTTGCAGCGGAAAAAGGTGTACATACTTCCGTGAATTTGCTGACTTTTCCCGGCGTAACGGATAGGGAAGAGGAAATGGAAGGGTTAATTACTTTTGTTCAAGAAAATGGCGTAAAATTGCTTCAAATCAGAAATTTGAATATTGATCCTGATGTTTTCTTAAAGGCAATTCCCCAGCCTCAGGGAGAAACAATAGGTATTACTAGATTTTTAGATATTTTGCACAAAGAATTGCCTCAGGTAGGAATTGGAAATTATACGAAACCAGTTGTACGAAAAGTTCTTGAATAG
- a CDS encoding LysM peptidoglycan-binding domain-containing M23 family metallopeptidase, translating to MNFMKSKIWLAALLLAVCFNSFSLLAAEAGQKLVDLWQVRMQVLRFYQIQEGDTLWGIAHQYDADIHKIMGINYLTNPKELKTGAVLIIPTNFAYTPFDAEIRNYPQSAYKIASRSYYSLEWPVTGPITSNFGKRGEEFHHGLDIGAPAGQKIRAIGDGKVIFAGWKNNIYGFAVIIDHGNGLKSLYAHASSILVKEGAWISAGQAIAKVGDTGRTTGPHLHLEIRQDGQIVNPKRYLVQR from the coding sequence ATGAATTTTATGAAGTCCAAAATCTGGCTGGCTGCGCTATTACTAGCAGTATGCTTTAACTCCTTTAGTTTGCTGGCCGCAGAGGCAGGACAAAAACTAGTTGACTTATGGCAAGTAAGAATGCAGGTTCTTAGGTTTTATCAGATTCAAGAAGGGGACACTTTATGGGGAATTGCCCATCAGTACGATGCTGATATCCACAAAATAATGGGAATCAATTATTTAACTAATCCGAAGGAACTAAAAACTGGCGCAGTTTTAATTATACCGACTAATTTTGCTTATACACCTTTTGATGCAGAAATAAGGAATTATCCGCAAAGCGCCTATAAAATAGCTTCTCGTAGCTACTATTCTTTAGAATGGCCCGTAACTGGACCAATTACTTCTAATTTTGGTAAGCGAGGAGAGGAATTTCATCATGGTTTAGACATTGGTGCACCAGCAGGACAAAAAATAAGAGCCATTGGAGATGGGAAAGTTATTTTTGCCGGGTGGAAAAATAACATTTATGGATTTGCGGTTATTATAGACCATGGAAACGGCCTTAAATCTTTATACGCTCATGCATCATCAATTTTAGTCAAAGAGGGTGCCTGGATTAGTGCAGGACAAGCAATTGCTAAAGTAGGGGATACGGGTAGGACAACAGGCCCCCACCTACATTTGGAAATTCGCCAGGATGGGCAGATAGTTAATCCGAAAAGATATTTAGTTCAGAGGTAA
- the rho gene encoding transcription termination factor Rho, with protein sequence MQHVDLESKTMVELYQMARELGITGYSKLRKKELIFEITKVKTEKDSYLFAEGVLEILPEGYGFLRPFKYFPSEDDIYVSPSQIRRFDMRTGDKVGGQVRPPKEAERYFALLRVEKINGDDPELSPKRLHFDALTPIYPKSRLTLETQESDISARIIDLICPLGKGQRGLIVAPPKAGKTILLVKIANAISANYPDVELIILLIDERPEEVTDIERSVKADVVSSTFDEPPENHVKVADMVLERAKRLVEHKKDVVILLDSITRLARAHNLVVPPSGRTLSGGVDPAALHRPKRFFGAARKIEEGGSLTILATALIETGSRMDDVIFEEFKGTGNMELILDRKLAERRIFPAIDIKRSGTRREELLLSREELELMWNFRKVNNSLGSVEVAEMLFDALQKTKTNQDLLRALPKLFRA encoded by the coding sequence TTGCAGCATGTTGATTTAGAAAGTAAAACCATGGTCGAGCTTTATCAAATGGCCAGGGAATTAGGTATTACAGGGTATTCTAAACTGCGAAAAAAAGAGTTGATTTTTGAAATAACAAAGGTCAAGACGGAAAAAGACAGTTATCTATTTGCGGAAGGCGTTTTGGAAATTTTGCCGGAAGGCTATGGCTTTTTACGACCTTTTAAATATTTCCCCAGCGAAGATGATATCTATGTATCCCCATCCCAAATTAGGCGTTTTGACATGCGAACTGGCGATAAAGTTGGCGGCCAGGTTAGACCGCCTAAGGAAGCTGAAAGATATTTCGCCCTGCTTAGAGTTGAAAAAATCAACGGAGATGACCCTGAATTATCCCCTAAAAGATTGCACTTCGATGCTTTAACTCCAATTTATCCTAAATCAAGATTAACTTTAGAAACACAGGAAAGTGATATTTCAGCAAGGATAATTGATTTGATCTGTCCTTTAGGCAAAGGCCAAAGGGGTTTAATTGTTGCCCCTCCCAAAGCGGGAAAAACTATTTTATTGGTGAAAATAGCCAATGCTATTTCAGCTAATTATCCAGATGTAGAACTGATTATTTTATTAATTGATGAAAGGCCGGAGGAAGTAACAGATATTGAGCGTTCTGTGAAGGCAGACGTAGTTAGTTCAACTTTTGATGAGCCGCCGGAAAATCATGTTAAAGTTGCCGATATGGTCTTGGAGAGAGCTAAAAGGCTAGTTGAGCATAAAAAAGATGTAGTAATTCTCTTAGACAGCATTACTCGCTTGGCTCGAGCTCATAATTTAGTGGTGCCCCCAAGTGGCAGAACTTTATCTGGAGGCGTGGATCCGGCAGCACTTCATAGACCTAAACGCTTTTTTGGAGCAGCCAGAAAAATTGAAGAAGGCGGCAGCCTAACAATTTTGGCCACAGCATTAATTGAAACAGGAAGCAGAATGGACGATGTTATCTTTGAAGAATTTAAGGGCACTGGCAATATGGAATTGATTTTAGACCGTAAGTTAGCTGAGAGAAGAATTTTCCCAGCTATTGATATAAAACGTTCTGGTACTAGAAGGGAAGAACTCCTCCTTTCCAGAGAAGAATTGGAATTAATGTGGAATTTCCGGAAAGTTAATAATTCTTTAGGCAGCGTAGAAGTTGCGGAAATGCTGTTTGATGCTTTGCAAAAAACAAAAACTAATCAAGATTTGCTTCGAGCTTTGCCAAAATTATTCCGAGCCTAA
- the glpX gene encoding class II fructose-bisphosphatase: MERELALEFARVTEAAALGAARWLGRGDKISADDAAVTAMRSVFDSINIDGTVVIGEGEMDEAPMLYIGEKVGTGQGGQKVDIAVDPLEGTNIVAKGLTGAIAVLAVAEPGCLLHAPDMYMDKIAVGPKAAGAINLDAPVIDNLTAVAKALQKSISDLTVVILDRPRHQQIINEVRKAGARIRLISDGDVSPAVATAFAQSGVDIMMGIGGAPEGVLAAAALKCLGGEMQGRLMPEDEQEIMRAKKMGLDDVHKLLTMEDLAKGDDIIFAATGITESTLLKGVIFHSNGNATTNTLVIRGKTGTIRFIEAIHCLDKKPQWKKLCNK, from the coding sequence ATGGAAAGAGAATTGGCGTTAGAGTTTGCCAGGGTAACTGAGGCTGCTGCCTTAGGTGCAGCTCGTTGGTTGGGACGGGGCGATAAAATTTCTGCCGACGATGCAGCAGTTACTGCTATGCGTTCCGTTTTTGATTCAATTAACATTGATGGTACGGTAGTAATTGGCGAAGGAGAAATGGATGAAGCTCCAATGTTGTACATTGGGGAGAAAGTAGGAACAGGCCAAGGAGGACAGAAAGTAGATATTGCCGTTGATCCTTTAGAAGGGACCAATATTGTGGCTAAAGGGCTGACTGGTGCTATTGCTGTTTTGGCAGTTGCTGAGCCAGGTTGCTTGTTGCATGCACCTGATATGTATATGGACAAAATAGCTGTAGGGCCGAAAGCTGCTGGTGCCATTAATTTAGATGCTCCAGTTATAGATAATTTGACTGCAGTTGCCAAAGCATTGCAGAAAAGTATTTCTGATTTAACTGTGGTAATTTTAGACCGGCCGAGGCATCAACAAATTATTAATGAAGTGCGTAAAGCCGGTGCCAGGATTAGGTTAATTTCTGATGGAGATGTTTCCCCTGCTGTTGCTACAGCTTTTGCACAGTCAGGTGTAGATATTATGATGGGAATTGGTGGAGCACCTGAGGGCGTTCTGGCCGCAGCTGCCTTGAAATGCCTGGGAGGGGAAATGCAAGGCAGACTCATGCCTGAAGACGAACAGGAAATTATGAGAGCTAAAAAAATGGGGTTAGACGATGTACATAAACTTTTAACCATGGAAGATTTAGCTAAAGGCGATGATATAATTTTTGCTGCCACGGGAATTACAGAAAGTACTTTACTAAAGGGTGTTATTTTCCATTCTAATGGAAATGCCACTACCAACACTTTGGTGATCAGAGGAAAAACAGGCACAATTCGTTTTATTGAAGCTATTCACTGTTTAGATAAAAAACCTCAATGGAAAAAACTATGTAATAAATAA
- the fsa gene encoding fructose-6-phosphate aldolase: MQLFIDTANIDEIKEANSWGIISGVTTNPSLIAKEGRDFKQVVREITEIVDGPISAEVISLEADGMIQEARELAKIHPNIVIKIPMTLEGLKAVKVLAAKNIPTNVTLIFSANQALMAARAGCTYVSPFVGRLDDIGQDGMDLVKNIVKIFYQYDIATEVIAASIRHPLHVTQAALIGADIATVPFKVLQQMAAHPLTSLGIDKFLADWDKVKA, from the coding sequence GTGCAGTTATTTATTGATACAGCCAATATTGATGAAATTAAAGAAGCCAACAGCTGGGGAATTATTAGTGGCGTAACGACTAATCCCTCTCTTATCGCTAAAGAGGGCAGAGATTTTAAGCAAGTTGTCCGGGAAATTACAGAAATTGTTGATGGTCCCATTAGTGCAGAAGTAATTTCCCTAGAAGCAGATGGTATGATTCAAGAAGCACGAGAGCTGGCTAAAATACACCCCAATATTGTCATTAAAATACCAATGACCTTAGAGGGACTTAAGGCAGTTAAAGTTTTAGCCGCTAAAAATATTCCAACAAACGTTACCTTGATTTTTTCGGCAAACCAAGCTTTAATGGCTGCTAGAGCAGGCTGTACCTATGTAAGCCCCTTCGTAGGTAGGTTAGATGACATCGGGCAAGACGGTATGGATTTAGTCAAGAATATTGTCAAAATTTTTTATCAGTATGATATTGCCACAGAAGTTATTGCCGCCAGCATTAGACATCCTTTACATGTTACTCAAGCTGCCTTAATAGGGGCCGACATTGCTACTGTACCTTTTAAAGTTTTACAGCAAATGGCTGCCCATCCATTGACTAGTTTAGGCATTGATAAATTTTTGGCAGATTGGGATAAGGTTAAAGCCTAA
- a CDS encoding class II fructose-1,6-bisphosphate aldolase has protein sequence MPLVQAKELLDRAEAGGYAVGAFNCNNMEIIQAIVEAAEAEKAPVIVQASQGAIKYAGLEYITGLTKVAAEKASVPVALHLDHGTSFEQTMLCIRYGFTSVMIDGSKLPLEENIALTNKVLDVARAVGVSVEAELGKIGGTEDDVTVSEWEASMTDPAEAKRFVDATGVDSLAIAIGTAHGQYKGTPKLDFERLKKVKELVKIPIVLHGSSGVPDDAIKQAIELGVRKVNIDTNLREAFVAGVREVISNNPKEIDPRKILGPAKKAMSAVIREKIRLFGSAGKA, from the coding sequence ATGCCACTAGTGCAAGCGAAAGAATTACTTGATCGAGCAGAGGCTGGGGGATATGCCGTAGGAGCCTTTAACTGCAATAACATGGAAATTATTCAGGCCATAGTTGAAGCGGCAGAAGCCGAAAAAGCGCCTGTAATTGTTCAAGCAAGTCAAGGGGCAATTAAATATGCTGGCTTGGAGTACATAACCGGTTTGACGAAAGTTGCTGCTGAAAAGGCTTCTGTGCCTGTTGCTTTGCACCTTGACCATGGAACTAGCTTTGAACAAACTATGCTGTGTATTCGTTATGGATTTACTTCCGTTATGATTGATGGGTCTAAACTTCCTTTAGAAGAAAATATAGCTTTAACCAATAAAGTGTTAGATGTGGCTAGGGCTGTAGGAGTATCTGTAGAGGCTGAGCTTGGGAAAATCGGCGGCACTGAAGATGATGTAACTGTCAGTGAATGGGAAGCCAGTATGACTGATCCGGCTGAAGCTAAAAGATTTGTAGATGCTACAGGAGTAGACTCCCTGGCAATTGCCATTGGAACTGCCCACGGTCAATATAAAGGGACTCCTAAACTTGATTTTGAGAGATTAAAAAAAGTTAAGGAATTGGTGAAAATACCTATCGTACTACATGGATCTTCCGGTGTACCAGATGATGCTATTAAGCAAGCTATTGAATTAGGCGTAAGAAAAGTAAATATTGATACGAACTTAAGGGAAGCTTTTGTGGCTGGCGTTCGCGAAGTTATTAGCAATAATCCTAAAGAAATTGACCCACGAAAAATTTTGGGACCAGCCAAAAAAGCTATGAGTGCAGTTATTCGTGAAAAAATTAGGCTTTTTGGCAGTGCAGGAAAAGCCTAA
- a CDS encoding response regulator, giving the protein MRGKSKILVVDDQPGIRHLVAEVLEENDYEVTLAANGQEALSVMHKTKPEVVLLDMKMPDMNGLQVLQQMNSSGENIPVIMMTAFDEQNLIEQAEELGAKGFLAKPFDINQIIEAVSNICS; this is encoded by the coding sequence ATGAGAGGTAAGAGTAAGATTTTAGTTGTTGATGATCAGCCAGGCATTAGGCATTTAGTGGCAGAAGTTTTAGAGGAAAACGACTACGAAGTAACACTGGCCGCCAACGGACAGGAAGCTTTAAGTGTAATGCATAAAACAAAACCCGAAGTTGTTTTGCTGGACATGAAAATGCCGGATATGAATGGCCTCCAAGTTCTTCAACAAATGAATTCTTCAGGTGAAAATATCCCGGTGATTATGATGACGGCATTTGATGAACAAAATTTAATTGAGCAAGCCGAAGAGTTGGGAGCTAAGGGATTTTTAGCCAAACCTTTTGACATTAATCAAATTATCGAGGCGGTTTCAAACATCTGTTCTTAA